In Nymphaea colorata isolate Beijing-Zhang1983 chromosome 3, ASM883128v2, whole genome shotgun sequence, a genomic segment contains:
- the LOC116251588 gene encoding pentatricopeptide repeat-containing protein At3g16610-like yields the protein MASGLCELLRSATSLRHVKEAHALATTLGLRHHLPLTASLITNYALRADLRSSCLLFSNSHNQTTFLYNTIIRAHTYFGEHFLAFEFYNGMVRAGARPDDHSFPFLLKACADIRSFEKGREVHGAAVKVGFASDVFVGNTMIAFYMSCGCLDAARKVFDEMPQRDIVSWNSILGGYSQNGCFEEALRLFLGFREEGWFPNQATVVTMMPICASLKDLKRGKEIHDLVKDNDVLSSHVTVWNAIVDMYAKCGDLISAYSVFTEMVFRNQVSWNAIISGFSYNGAALEAVDMFRRMLDAGERPNSVTMASLLPSLVQLELFPLGKEVHAYCLRNGSEMDVFVHNSLIDMYAKSGHLSEGCSVFNMMAEKNVVSWNAVIANLVQNGCELEAIEFLRQMQEHGGRPTSVTYTNILPACSRVQLLRHGKEIHARSIREGSIADIFVTNAVMDVYAKCGSLHLAGRIFDSSERDEVSYNTLIVGYAQSWHCVEALTLFSEMGFLGLRHDSVSFIGVLLACANLSAIKQGKEIHGSTVRKHFASQLFVANSLLDVYTKCGRLDFARRIFDKMHQKDVASCNAMILGYGMHGELEVAINLFEGMKDKGIKYDHVSYLAVLSACSHAGLVDQGRKYFEQMQYQNLTPTQMHCACMVDLFGRAGLMKEAVDFINDLEFEPDANVWGALLGASRVHGDVELGIWAAEHLFELKSEHCGYYILLSNMYAEAGRWEEAKRVRQLMKSRGVKKNPGCSWIEVGNRVHAFLVGDTIDARAGGVEDCSF from the coding sequence ATGGCCAGCGGCCTCTGCGAACTCCTGCGGTCCGCCACCTCTCTCCGACACGTGAAGGAAGCGCACGCCCTGGCCACCACCCTTGGCCTTCGCCACCACCTCCCTCTCACCGCCTCCCTCATCACCAACTACGCCCTTCGCGCAGACCTCCGCTCCTCTTGCCTTCTCTTCTCAAATTCCCATAACCAGACCACCTTCCTCTACAATACCATTATTCGGGCTCATACCTACTTCGGCGAGCACTTTCTGGCCTTCGAATTCTATAATGGAATGGTCCGCGCTGGCGCCAGGCCCGACGATCACTCGTTCCCCTTCCTTCTCAAGGCGTGCGCCGACATACGTTCTTTCGAGAAGGGTAGGGAGGTCCATGGCGCGGCCGTGAAGGTGGGCTTCGCTTCAGATGTCTTCGTGGGCAATACCATGATCGCGTTTTATATGAGCTGTGGGTGTTTAGACGCAGCCAGGAAAGTGTTCGATGAAATGCCTCAGAGAGACATCGTGTCGTGGAACTCAATTTTAGGTGGTTATTCGCAGAATGGGTGTTTCGAAGAGGCGTTGAGATTGTTCTTGGGGTTTAGGGAGGAGGGTTGGTTCCCTAATCAGGCTACGGTGGTGACCATGATGCCGATTTGTGCATCattaaaggatttgaaaaggGGGAAGGAAATTCATGATTTGGTGAAGGACAATGACGTGCTAAGCTCCCATGTGACAGTTTGGAATGCGATTGTGGATATGTACGCGAAATGCGGGGATTTAATATCCGCGTACAGTGTGTTTACTGAAATGGTTTTTAGAAACCAAGTTTCTTGGAATGCTATCATTTCCGGGTTTTCTTACAATGGTGCTGCTCTTGAGGCTGTAGATATGTTTCGGAGGATGTTGGATGCAGGTGAAAGGCCCAACTCAGTCACCATGGCTAGTCTTCTCCCATCATTGGTGCAATTGGAACTTTTCCCCCTCGGAAAGGAGGTTCATGCATATTGTTTGAGAAACGGTTCGGAGATGGATGTTTTTGTTCATAACTCTTTGATAGACATGTACGCCAAGTCTGGACATCTAAGTGAAGGTTGCAGTGTGTTCAATATGATGGCTGAGAAGAATGTAGTGTCATGGAATGCTGTAATTGCGAACTTAGTGCAAAACGGATGTGAATTAGAAGCCATAGAATTTCTTAGGCAAATGCAGGAGCATGGTGGACGCCCAACTTCAGTTACATATACTAATATTCTTCCTGCTTGTTCTCGAGTACAGTTGCTTCGCCATGGAAAGGAAATCCATGCTCGATCAATTAGAGAAGGGTCTATTGCTGACATCTTTGTCACAAATGCTGTGATGGACGTCTATGCTAAATGTGGCTCTTTACATCTCGCAGGGCGAATATTTGACTCCTCCGAAAGAGATGAAGTGTCCTACAACACATTGATTGTTGGTTATGCGCAAAGTTGGCACTGTGTCGAAGCTTTGACGCTTTTCTCAGAGATGGGGTTTCTAGGCTTGCGGCATGACAGTGTTTCCTTTATTGGTGTTCTACTGGCATGCGCAAATCTATCAGCCATCAAGCAAGGGAAGGAGATCCACGGATCAACTGTGAGGAAGCATTTTGCTTCGCAACTTTTTGTGGCAAACTCTCTGCTGGATGTTTACACCAAATGTGGTCGTCTGGATTTTGCAAGACGCATATTTGACAAGATGCACCAGAAGGATGTAGCTTCGTGTAACGCAATGATACTGGGTTATGGGATGCATGGCGAACTGGAAGTAGCAATCAATCTGTTTGAAGGCATGAAAGACAAAGGCATAAAATATGATCATGTTTCGTACCTTGCAGTCTTGTCTGCCTGCAGCCATGCTGGATTGGTCGATCAGGGGCGCAAGTACTTTGAACAGATGCAATACCAGAATTTAACACCAACTCAGATGCATTGTGCCTGCATGGTTGATCTATTTGGTAGAGCTGGGCTGATGAAGGAAGCAGTGGATTTTATCAACGACCTCGAATTCGAACCAGATGCCAATGTTTGGGGTGCGCTTCTTGGTGCATCTAGAGTACATGGGGATGTGGAGTTGGGGATATGGGCTGCAGAGCATCTGTTTGAGCTGAAATCGGAGCACTGCGGATACTACATATTGTTATCAAATATGTATGCAGAAGCTGGAAGATGGGAAGAAGCAAAACGCGTCAGGCAGTTGATGAAATCAAGAGGGGTGAAGAAGAACCCTGGTTGCAGCTGGATTGAAGTTGGCAACAGGGTCCATGCTTTTTTGGTTGGTGATACAATAGATGCACGTGCCGGTGGAGTAGAAGATTGCTCTTTCTAG
- the LOC116249592 gene encoding F-box protein At1g47056-like: protein MDSGNTEKRDLTLDLPDDCLALVFHHLSSTADRNRCSLVCRRWLAVDSLSRYRLSLRATASLPASSLLGCRFPSLSRLTLRCDRSSLSIPDGVLLSLSSLCPNLVALRLKACRHLSDDAFHSLALPRLVEFSASSCNFGASALNSLLASSPNLESLSIKRLRGLAADPPSLHVSAAASRLRRIHLKELFNAQALAPLLAGSLQLESLTVVRCSGDWDQILEDATVKVRGLVHLHIERSHVGDRGLSAVARCASLESFNLIKTPDCTDSGVAGVAAGCRGLRRVRLDGWRMNRIGDVGLTGLAKNCRNLKELVLVGLNPTASSLGELGEGCPGVERLALCGSETIGDGELAVVAAKFRSLRKLCVKGCPVSDDGMGALARGCPELVKVKVKKCRGVSVEGVEFLKQHRPGKALEFELDEEEEVHGKDNLELVVGNERTNVAATLSPSKSIVLRARMSFLVIAGSIRRW, encoded by the coding sequence ATGGATTCCGGCAACACGGAGAAGAGAGACCTAACCCTCGACCTGCCGGACGACTGCCTGGCCCTCGTCTTCCACCACCTCTCCTCCACCGCAGACCGTAACCGCTGTTCCCTTGTCTGCCGCCGCTGGCTCGCCGTCGACTCGCTTTCCCGGTACCGGCTCTCTCTTCGCGCTACGGCTTCCCTCCCCGCCTCCTCCCTCCTAGGCTGCCgcttcccctctctctcccgtCTTACTCTTCGTTGTGACCGCTCCTCCCTTTCTATCCCCGACGGcgtcctcctctccctctcctccctctgccccAACCTCGTCGCCCTTCGCCTCAAAGCCTGCCGCCACCTCTCCGACGATGCCTTCCACTCCCTCGCACTTCCCCGCCTCGTGGAGTTCTCCGCTTCCTCCTGCAACTTCGGCGCATCGGCTCTCAACTCTCTGCTTGCCTCGTCTCCCAACCTCGAGAGCCTCTCGATCAAGCGCCTCCGCGGCCTCGCCGCCGATCCCCCTTCTCTCCACGTCTCTGCCGCCGCCTCCCGTCTCCGCCGGATCCACCTCAAGGAGCTCTTCAACGCCCAGGCCCTCGCTCCGCTCCTCGCCGGCTCCCTCCAATTGGAATCCCTCACCGTCGTCCGCTGCTCCGGCGATTGGGATCAGATCCTGGAGGATGCCACCGTTAAGGTTCGCGGACTGGTCCACCTTCACATCGAGCGGTCTCACGTTGGCGATCGCGGCCTCTCGGCGGTAGCAAGGTGCGCGAGCCTCGAATCGTTCAATCTCATCAAGACGCCGGATTGCACAGATTCAGGAGTTGCCGGTGTGGCAGCCGGCTGCAGGGGTCTCAGGAGGGTGAGGTTGGACGGGTGGAGGATGAACAGGATCGGGGATGTGGGCCTGACAGGATTGGCGAAGAATTGTCGAAATTTGAAGGAATTGGTGTTGGTGGGGTTGAACCCGACGGCCTCGAGCTTGGGGGAGCTGGGGGAAGGATGCCCTGGAGTGGAGAGGCTAGCACTCTGCGGAAGCGAAACCATCGGCGACGGTGAATTGGCGGTTGTGGCTGCAAAATTCAGGTCATTGAGGAAGCTATGCGTGAAGGGTTGCCCTGTTTCAGACGACGGCATGGGCGCTCTGGCCCGCGGGTGCCCTGAATTGGTGAAAGTTAAGGTGAAGAAGTGCAGGGGAGTCAGCGTTGAGGGGGTAGAATTCCTGAAGCAGCACAGACCTGGGAAGGCGTTGGAGTTTGAATTGGATGAAGAGGAGGAAGTCCATGGCAAGGATAATTTAGAGTTGGTTGTGGGGAATGAGAGAACTAATGTGGCCGCGACACTCAGCCCCAGCAAGTCCATAGTTCTCAGAGCTAGGATGAGTTTTCTTGTTATTGCTGGCAGCATCAGGAGGTGGTGA
- the LOC116250948 gene encoding transcription factor PAR1-like, whose product MGRSLRTCSAGGQVFAGSRYKMWPRRRCVTAKRKVVQEKSIQVKVRKLQRLVPGGSGLPADRLFTRTADYILFLKMKLGVLQALSKMYQL is encoded by the coding sequence atgGGGAGGTCGTTGAGAACGTGCAGCGCCGGCGGCCAAGTATTTGCCGGATCTCGGTACAAAATGTGGCCGAGGCGACGCTGTGTGACCGCAAAAAGGAAGGTGGTACAGGAAAAGTCGATCCAGGTGAAAGTGAGGAAGCTTCAGCGGCTTGTGCCCGGCGGCAGCGGGCTACCGGCCGATCGCCTTTTCACGAGAACCGCAGATTACATCTTGTTCTTGAAGATGAAACTCGGTGTCTTGCAGGCGTTGTCCAAGATGTACCAGCTATGA